The Pseudomonadota bacterium sequence ACTGGTGAGGTAATGGAATCCTTGCTGATAATATCCTGATTCAAATAGCGGGGAATCAAAGAACGGCTGAAAACAATCAAGGTTGCCGTATGCGTGCTGATTCCGTCAATTTCCATCAACTTCTTCAACGGCGCGTCCAGCACCCCCTTCAAGGAAGAAAATTGTTCCAGCAGCCTTTTGGCCAATGGCTTGACATCCCGACGAGGCAGGGCATAGGTCAGCAGCAATTCCAGCACTTCATAGTCGGCCAGGCTCTGAAGGCCGTTTTCCAGCAGACGCTTCTTTAAACGCTGGCGATGGCCGGCCGTCCATCGTCGGTTATCGGCTGCGGTTTTAACTTTTGTCACCGTCATCGGCCTGTCGCTCCTTTGGGATCGAAGAATTTTTTCTTGTTTGTGGGGACACCGCTGAAGCAATGTCCCCGATTGAACTGTCATAAGGCATGACCGGAGACGAGGCAGCGGTATTTTTCACCAGACGGCCATCTTCCAGGCTGACCACCTGGGTGGGAAAGGCAAAATAAACTCCCTGGCGGGCGAAAATACCCTGAATTTCATAGAGAATATCATTCCCGTAATGAAGGGAAGCTGTCCAGTCAGGCAACTTAACTTTAAACCAGACCCTGACCACCTTGGAATAACTATCCAACCGATCCAAATAGATCCAGCAGCTTTCCCTGACCACTTCCGGCCGGGCAAACAAAAAAGTCTTCAGCGCTTCGACCAATTTTTGCACCTGCTGACGGTCCGTATCATAAGGTATGTCCAGATCCCATTTATAAATGAACTGACGACGGCCATAATAATTTTTCACTTCCCCGGTCATAAACTTGGTATTGGGAATGGAAACGGTGGTCATATCGGCAAATACTTCCACATAGGTACGGAAATAACCAATCCTTTTTACCGTCCCCGACCAGCCTTCAAAAGTGATAAAGTGCCCCTCATCAAAAATACCGGTGGCATAAATATAGAGGCGACCAACAAAATTGCTCAATGGTTCTTTGACCGCCAGGGCCACAGCTATGCCACCAACTCCCAGGGAAGTCCAGACCACTTTCAGGTCAAGACCAAGATTTGAAAGAATGGTCAAACCGCCAATGACACCGACGACCGGAAAAACCAGTTCCTTAACCTGCTTCCCCAGCCGCTGAATCTCTCCACGTTTTTCGACACTGATATCAGTGCGGCTGCCGATCCGCTCGATCCAGTAATCCGTCAGATGGCGCAAAGAAAGGATAAGCATCTGAAAAAGCAAAAACAGCAGTAGAGCAATTAATATTTTCTCAACAATTTGATTAATATTTGCCGGCAGATCAAGAATATTTTTGCCCATGAAAATGCCGA is a genomic window containing:
- a CDS encoding mechanosensitive ion channel; its protein translation is MNQNFWQQMTTGGSWERLLLAAGIFSLVVIIGLVVYFLLGKSAGRLVKKTSSKVDDLIFKRVMKPIIPIFIIIGIFMGKNILDLPANINQIVEKILIALLLFLLFQMLILSLRHLTDYWIERIGSRTDISVEKRGEIQRLGKQVKELVFPVVGVIGGLTILSNLGLDLKVVWTSLGVGGIAVALAVKEPLSNFVGRLYIYATGIFDEGHFITFEGWSGTVKRIGYFRTYVEVFADMTTVSIPNTKFMTGEVKNYYGRRQFIYKWDLDIPYDTDRQQVQKLVEALKTFLFARPEVVRESCWIYLDRLDSYSKVVRVWFKVKLPDWTASLHYGNDILYEIQGIFARQGVYFAFPTQVVSLEDGRLVKNTAASSPVMPYDSSIGDIASAVSPQTRKNSSIPKERQADDGDKS
- the radC gene encoding DNA repair protein RadC yields the protein MTVTKVKTAADNRRWTAGHRQRLKKRLLENGLQSLADYEVLELLLTYALPRRDVKPLAKRLLEQFSSLKGVLDAPLKKLMEIDGISTHTATLIVFSRSLIPRYLNQDIISKDSITSPVQAGELCRSYLEGLADEHFFAVFLDNQHHVLAAETIHRGTVSMSAVYPRTVMERALYHKAAAIIVAHNHPGGSTSPSADDLAITRELQQAATSLGLRLLDHLIVAGAKVISLQEEGHF